Proteins encoded in a region of the Dorea longicatena genome:
- a CDS encoding DUF4299 family protein — MFLRGLNKNWENAYRAEAKFYSGNNNIFGVFPLTENTDTIFHSKPRAKVDDQEVKVWRILLVPIQGEPLGDVDFYKALEYFKKIKCDMKGEEILVKGFSKQELEKILQFCN, encoded by the coding sequence ATGTTTTTAAGAGGATTAAATAAAAATTGGGAAAATGCATATAGAGCAGAAGCAAAATTTTATTCTGGTAATAATAATATATTTGGAGTATTTCCACTTACAGAAAATACAGATACGATTTTTCATAGTAAACCTAGAGCAAAGGTTGATGATCAAGAAGTAAAAGTATGGAGAATATTATTAGTACCCATTCAGGGAGAACCATTAGGAGATGTGGATTTTTATAAAGCATTGGAATATTTTAAGAAGATAAAATGCGATATGAAAGGCGAAGAAATATTAGTTAAAGGATTTTCAAAACAAGAATTGGAGAAAATACTGCAATTTTGCAATTAA
- a CDS encoding helix-turn-helix transcriptional regulator: MAYNKTSEERKWNYWKKQEEKELRELGMEEEKIRKLRQMDREDFLEERRYREHLDEMMQDMDSIKQRDRGRFAQDIRELLDNIGDRRIYELLKGTEHQILEILLLSTWGYSGREIAQIMGMAEQTVYTKRNRLRKKLNNLLKIE; this comes from the coding sequence ATGGCTTATAACAAGACAAGTGAAGAACGAAAGTGGAATTATTGGAAAAAACAGGAAGAAAAGGAACTGCGTGAACTGGGAATGGAAGAAGAGAAGATCCGAAAGTTGCGCCAGATGGACAGGGAAGATTTTCTGGAAGAGCGCAGATACCGGGAACATCTGGATGAAATGATGCAGGATATGGATTCCATAAAACAAAGGGACAGAGGACGGTTTGCACAGGACATCCGAGAACTTTTAGACAACATTGGAGACCGACGGATCTATGAATTATTAAAGGGCACAGAACATCAGATATTAGAGATACTTTTGCTTAGTACATGGGGATATTCAGGAAGAGAGATTGCCCAAATTATGGGAATGGCAGAACAGACCGTTTATACCAAAAGAAACCGTTTAAGAAAAAAATTAAATAATTTGTTGAAAATTGAATAA
- a CDS encoding flavodoxin: MWWGIAAWPVDNFVKENDFTGKTVIPFCTAATSGIGDSGNLLEEMTGTGDWKEGERFHGGASESDISSWIDSLGL, encoded by the coding sequence ATCTGGTGGGGAATTGCAGCATGGCCAGTAGATAACTTTGTAAAAGAGAATGACTTTACAGGAAAAACAGTCATCCCATTCTGTACAGCAGCGACCTCGGGAATCGGTGACAGCGGTAATCTTCTGGAAGAGATGACAGGAACAGGTGACTGGAAAGAAGGGGAACGATTCCATGGTGGAGCGTCTGAATCAGATATCAGTTCATGGATAGACAGTCTTGGATTATAA
- a CDS encoding DUF6262 family protein, which produces MSKYDKMIEENQRKSKEKIELALQAIQDMLANKERISVPKLMKKTGLSRGFFYKNPTVRDTLNQAVEQQAGMIDPRREILNMAMEKQIELLNQKVAALSRENKELKRKNEKLQKALRKQDLNFIKNL; this is translated from the coding sequence ATGAGCAAATACGACAAGATGATTGAGGAAAATCAGAGAAAAAGTAAAGAGAAAATTGAACTGGCATTGCAAGCAATACAAGATATGCTGGCAAATAAAGAACGTATCAGCGTTCCAAAGCTGATGAAGAAAACTGGATTGTCGAGAGGATTCTTTTATAAAAATCCAACCGTCCGGGATACATTGAACCAAGCAGTAGAGCAACAGGCCGGAATGATAGATCCAAGAAGAGAAATTCTGAACATGGCGATGGAAAAACAGATTGAACTGTTGAACCAGAAGGTGGCAGCTCTGAGCAGAGAAAATAAGGAACTGAAGAGAAAGAACGAAAAGTTACAGAAGGCATTACGGAAACAGGATTTGAATTTTATTAAGAACTTATAA
- a CDS encoding aldo/keto reductase yields MEIRILGRDLEVSEIGFGCMGMSHAYGTVSTQKEAEELIEKAIDEGCTFFDTAEIYGTTEDPHHNEKLLGEVLRPYRNKIVLASKCGIRFDETATTVNKPLIPDGRPETIKASIEGSLMRLNTDHLDLYYIHRIDMTVPIEETAGAMKELMEQGKITHWGLSEASEEIIRRAHKVCPVTAIQNRYSMMYRDYEKLFPVLEELKIGFVAFSPLANGLLTAAYHSHGEFEKPGDYRSAMPQFTEEGLKENNEFMSWMKVIAEEKNATPAQISLAWMLAKKPYIVPIPGTRKVNRLEENMESADIKLTQDEVKSIDEMLAHMPMSQVFGGSKIQKK; encoded by the coding sequence ATGGAGATAAGAATTTTAGGAAGAGACTTAGAAGTATCAGAAATCGGATTTGGATGTATGGGAATGAGTCATGCATATGGAACTGTTTCAACACAGAAAGAAGCAGAAGAATTGATTGAAAAAGCGATCGATGAAGGCTGCACATTTTTTGATACGGCAGAGATATACGGAACAACAGAAGACCCTCATCACAATGAAAAATTGCTTGGGGAAGTGTTAAGGCCATATAGAAACAAAATTGTCCTTGCATCAAAGTGTGGGATACGTTTTGATGAAACTGCAACAACTGTAAATAAACCTTTGATTCCTGATGGACGACCGGAGACGATTAAAGCATCGATTGAGGGATCTTTAATGAGACTTAACACAGACCATCTTGATTTATATTATATTCATCGTATTGACATGACTGTACCGATTGAAGAGACGGCAGGAGCTATGAAGGAGTTAATGGAGCAGGGAAAAATCACACACTGGGGGTTATCAGAAGCCAGTGAAGAGATTATTCGACGTGCACATAAAGTATGCCCGGTTACAGCGATTCAGAACAGATATTCCATGATGTACAGGGATTATGAGAAATTATTCCCGGTGCTTGAAGAATTGAAAATAGGATTTGTTGCATTTTCGCCGCTTGCAAATGGATTACTGACAGCAGCATATCATTCCCATGGGGAATTTGAAAAGCCGGGAGATTATCGAAGCGCAATGCCACAGTTTACAGAAGAAGGATTAAAGGAAAATAATGAATTTATGTCCTGGATGAAAGTGATTGCAGAAGAAAAAAATGCCACGCCTGCACAGATTTCTCTTGCATGGATGCTTGCAAAGAAACCATATATCGTACCAATTCCGGGAACAAGAAAAGTAAATAGACTGGAAGAAAATATGGAATCGGCAGATATAAAGCTGACTCAGGATGAAGTAAAATCTATTGATGAGATGCTTGCCCATATGCCGATGTCGCAGGTGTTTGGAGGTTCAAAAATACAGAAGAAATAA
- a CDS encoding tyrosine-type recombinase/integrase, with protein sequence MIYKVETIKDGTEKYFFIRNLETMSIEELPSKYLMHKIKCKRSPNTVKRTAFSICYYMKYMAEKEMELTEVYQLDYEKQTEHFVEFLYWLKAGNHTEQTAGEKKCPNEGTCNAYLKDVFRFYLFIEAEYEQYGSLKTLSYNQIIAVNQVGVKKVLRNHSFKAYLKEEEHRGRTAKENQIITILQACTNRRDQLLLLMLAETGYRIGELLGVKYVKDIDYRNHMIRVCFREDNENEARAKNAEYRSAKISNDTFEFLMDYLAKYRKILQHQDYLFVNIMGENIGKPLRVDSVYDMLDRMEKKTGVKITPHMLRHYFANMRKQAGWELEMISQALGHKHLDTTIKYLDWLDDELIEASNEFYAQHTAIYGAERLLE encoded by the coding sequence ATGATATACAAGGTGGAAACGATAAAAGATGGAACAGAAAAATATTTTTTCATCAGAAATCTGGAAACAATGAGTATTGAAGAACTGCCAAGTAAATATCTAATGCATAAGATTAAATGTAAACGTTCACCAAATACAGTGAAACGCACAGCATTTTCAATCTGCTATTATATGAAATATATGGCAGAGAAAGAAATGGAACTCACAGAAGTCTATCAGTTAGATTATGAAAAACAGACAGAACACTTTGTGGAATTTTTATACTGGCTTAAAGCCGGAAACCATACAGAGCAAACGGCTGGAGAAAAGAAGTGTCCGAATGAAGGAACCTGCAACGCATACTTAAAAGATGTGTTCAGGTTCTATTTATTTATAGAGGCAGAATATGAACAGTACGGAAGTCTCAAAACCTTATCGTATAACCAGATTATAGCGGTTAATCAGGTGGGAGTAAAAAAGGTACTGCGGAATCATTCTTTTAAAGCCTATCTGAAGGAAGAGGAACATCGTGGGAGAACAGCAAAAGAAAATCAGATTATTACAATTTTACAGGCCTGTACGAACCGAAGAGATCAGCTTCTGTTACTTATGTTAGCAGAAACCGGATACAGAATTGGGGAACTACTGGGAGTAAAATATGTCAAAGATATTGATTATAGGAATCACATGATAAGGGTATGCTTCCGGGAAGATAATGAAAATGAAGCGAGAGCCAAAAATGCGGAATACAGAAGTGCCAAGATAAGTAATGATACGTTTGAATTTCTCATGGATTATCTGGCAAAATATCGGAAAATCCTGCAACATCAGGATTACCTGTTTGTGAATATCATGGGTGAGAACATTGGAAAGCCATTAAGAGTGGACAGTGTATATGATATGTTGGACCGAATGGAAAAGAAAACCGGAGTTAAAATCACACCCCACATGTTACGTCACTATTTTGCAAATATGCGAAAGCAGGCAGGATGGGAACTGGAAATGATCAGTCAGGCATTGGGGCATAAACATTTGGATACGACTATAAAGTATCTGGACTGGCTGGATGATGAACTGATAGAAGCAAGTAATGAGTTTTATGCACAACACACTGCTATTTATGGGGCGGAACGTCTGCTGGAGTAG
- a CDS encoding ATP-dependent DNA helicase, which translates to MYYTREYLNRAHREIDTIFRVLFPEHGMAVREEQIMLCHEMLDNLLGRNIALCDAGVGIGKTYAYLVACVLMRKYSLLAEGCSPYEQRPVVISTSSIALQKAILTEYIPFLSRILQENGTIQSPIKAVIRKGKEHFVCDERLAQRIVAIEEKNKNALQKEALLSLKEHYDMDEVSNLSGFDRRMVSVPKFCSGDCPKRGSCRYQQYLERSRDNEMFIQICNHNYLLADGYHRLQDYRPLLKDYRALIIDEAHKLPDAAKQMFGKSLCYDDIREICFYLGKEYQGPEIRKLSGTIRMVLNIIGENHRTRYGIKEEFHMTEECAMYLYEGIQTMNKIIEKLEKKIPKWIRNKLEETRSVLECFFHQDKKYVLHLKQDHDHRIILCASSRRIPQYLDQMLWSRGMGAILTSGTLKTGQGFSHIRKMTGLQRVRRVREYVADSPFEYQKNCLLYLPKNLKKCRRGSQEEAEMIAGHIHSLICSTYGHTLVLFTSYHLMGNVYQMLRDEIPFPMIEVWRHSPEEITRFKQMDNAVLFAAGSCWEGVDFPGDMVSSLIIVKLPFAVPDPISEAQKKEYANLKDYIQAVIVPDMQKKLRQGFGRALRTETDTCVVSILDERAGEGGRYHEEVMCALPSCKMAKDIKDVQHFIRNRKGVEYYL; encoded by the coding sequence ATGTATTACACAAGAGAATATCTCAATAGAGCACATCGAGAAATTGATACTATCTTCCGAGTGCTGTTCCCGGAACATGGAATGGCAGTAAGGGAAGAACAGATTATGTTATGCCACGAAATGCTGGATAACCTGCTGGGAAGAAACATAGCACTGTGTGATGCGGGTGTCGGTATCGGCAAGACGTATGCCTATCTGGTGGCCTGTGTTCTGATGAGAAAATATTCCCTCCTTGCAGAAGGATGTTCCCCTTATGAACAGCGTCCGGTCGTGATATCCACTTCCAGCATTGCACTCCAGAAAGCAATTCTTACAGAATATATCCCTTTTCTCTCCCGGATTCTTCAGGAGAACGGGACGATTCAGTCTCCCATCAAAGCTGTGATACGAAAAGGAAAAGAGCATTTTGTCTGCGATGAGAGGTTGGCGCAACGAATCGTTGCAATCGAAGAGAAAAACAAAAATGCGTTGCAGAAAGAAGCTCTGCTGTCGCTGAAAGAACATTATGATATGGACGAAGTGTCCAACTTAAGTGGGTTTGACAGAAGGATGGTGAGTGTACCGAAGTTCTGTTCTGGAGACTGCCCGAAAAGAGGTTCGTGCAGGTATCAGCAGTATCTGGAGCGTTCCAGAGATAATGAAATGTTCATTCAGATCTGTAATCACAATTATCTGCTGGCTGATGGTTATCACAGACTGCAGGATTACCGCCCGTTATTGAAAGATTACCGGGCATTGATTATAGATGAAGCACACAAACTGCCGGATGCAGCAAAGCAGATGTTCGGGAAGAGCCTGTGTTATGACGATATCCGGGAAATCTGCTTTTATCTAGGGAAAGAGTACCAAGGACCGGAGATAAGGAAACTGTCCGGCACGATCCGGATGGTGCTGAACATCATAGGAGAAAACCACAGAACCAGATATGGAATCAAAGAAGAATTCCACATGACAGAAGAGTGTGCAATGTATTTATATGAGGGGATACAGACCATGAATAAGATCATAGAAAAATTAGAAAAGAAGATTCCAAAGTGGATCAGAAACAAGCTGGAAGAAACCAGAAGTGTGTTGGAATGCTTTTTCCATCAGGATAAGAAGTATGTGCTGCATCTGAAGCAGGACCATGACCACCGGATTATATTGTGTGCATCCAGCAGACGGATTCCACAGTATCTGGACCAGATGTTATGGAGCAGAGGAATGGGAGCGATTCTTACAAGCGGAACTTTAAAAACCGGACAGGGATTTTCACACATTCGGAAAATGACAGGATTACAGAGAGTGCGGAGAGTCCGGGAATATGTGGCAGACTCCCCGTTTGAATATCAGAAGAATTGTCTGTTATATCTGCCAAAGAATTTGAAAAAATGCAGAAGAGGAAGTCAGGAAGAGGCAGAGATGATAGCAGGCCATATCCATTCACTGATCTGTTCGACTTACGGGCATACGCTGGTGCTGTTCACATCTTATCATTTGATGGGAAACGTTTACCAGATGTTAAGGGATGAAATTCCGTTCCCGATGATAGAGGTGTGGAGACATTCACCGGAAGAGATTACAAGGTTTAAACAAATGGACAATGCTGTCCTTTTTGCAGCCGGCTCCTGTTGGGAAGGAGTAGACTTCCCCGGAGATATGGTATCTTCGCTAATTATAGTAAAACTGCCCTTTGCTGTTCCTGATCCCATCAGCGAAGCACAGAAGAAGGAATATGCTAATCTGAAAGATTATATTCAGGCAGTGATTGTTCCAGACATGCAGAAAAAACTAAGACAGGGATTCGGACGGGCTCTCCGCACCGAGACAGATACTTGTGTCGTGTCCATTTTAGACGAGCGTGCAGGAGAAGGCGGCAGGTATCACGAAGAAGTGATGTGTGCGCTTCCAAGTTGCAAGATGGCAAAAGATATCAAGGATGTCCAGCACTTTATCCGAAACCGGAAAGGCGTGGAATACTACCTGTAA
- a CDS encoding tyrosine-type recombinase/integrase: MLEQGITIVKEKKSVYGTVSYGEAVTILYFRNVLKFLGPEDLRDEIEKDVWELKNLDIKIRSNPIYNVKTLDFRKIYQPDIREECKKAVYMNLQYEAIGTVQGELTIMRIFSEYLQKEYSKIKSCSEIDREVLEEFLIHLSTKDTSHSANSSYVISLRRQLETIGKIYSYERLEHLFINTDIPPEVNAEFRVYSDDEMKRLNAEITQMDVQIARCLLIHQMLGTRISDTLTLRPDCLTRENGQDMIEIYQVKTKRYKKPISKELAKLLQSSIEYTQEKFGDTEYIFVNEKEPDRPMQYMAIKTKVMSMIQEKQLKDDHGELFGFGTHMFRHYYGVKLTEMHLDDWTIARLLGHKRLNNVQHYRKMSNQRMADETREVRQRMSDIIYMSLARWGEEYEQIRQDD, translated from the coding sequence ATGTTAGAACAGGGAATAACTATTGTAAAAGAAAAGAAGAGTGTGTATGGTACAGTAAGCTATGGCGAAGCAGTGACGATATTATATTTCAGAAACGTACTGAAATTTTTAGGGCCAGAAGATTTACGGGATGAGATAGAAAAAGATGTTTGGGAACTAAAAAATCTGGATATTAAAATCAGATCCAATCCAATTTATAATGTAAAAACACTGGATTTCAGAAAAATATATCAGCCAGATATCAGGGAAGAATGTAAGAAAGCTGTTTATATGAATCTGCAGTATGAAGCAATAGGAACTGTACAGGGAGAATTGACAATAATGAGGATATTCTCAGAATATCTCCAAAAAGAGTATTCCAAAATAAAAAGCTGCAGTGAAATAGACAGAGAAGTGTTGGAAGAATTTTTGATACATCTGTCAACAAAAGATACTTCCCATAGTGCGAATAGTTCTTATGTAATTTCATTAAGACGACAGTTAGAGACAATCGGAAAAATTTACAGCTATGAAAGATTGGAGCATTTATTTATTAATACGGATATTCCACCGGAAGTAAATGCAGAATTTAGAGTGTATTCTGATGATGAAATGAAACGACTGAATGCGGAAATTACACAGATGGATGTACAGATTGCAAGATGTCTTCTGATACATCAGATGCTTGGAACTAGGATATCAGATACCCTTACACTGAGACCAGATTGTCTGACGAGAGAAAATGGCCAAGATATGATTGAAATATATCAAGTTAAAACTAAAAGATATAAAAAACCGATCAGTAAAGAACTTGCAAAACTGTTACAGAGTTCTATTGAATATACACAGGAAAAGTTCGGTGATACAGAATACATATTTGTTAATGAAAAAGAACCTGACCGCCCGATGCAGTATATGGCTATAAAAACAAAAGTCATGTCCATGATACAGGAAAAGCAGTTGAAAGATGATCATGGCGAATTATTCGGGTTTGGAACGCACATGTTCCGGCACTACTATGGCGTCAAACTTACAGAAATGCATCTGGATGACTGGACGATAGCGAGACTATTGGGGCATAAAAGACTGAATAATGTACAGCATTACCGGAAAATGAGCAATCAAAGAATGGCAGACGAAACCAGAGAAGTAAGACAGAGGATGAGTGACATCATATATATGAGTCTGGCAAGATGGGGTGAAGAATATGAGCAAATACGACAAGATGATTGA
- a CDS encoding tyrosine-type recombinase/integrase — protein sequence MQQAEHITESEVDIEKKKQELYSEIDALGIKSDSRINKLKKFLADRKIWHLEEMDYPLRNSYEQYLRGQIRSQIVSFYLKIYDTVKQQHIYQQMQTLNGKRIYEWKYQNKIYFLKYYPEKEIAETFETSYKTNLLVWDFTQNCSEVLKKQIFYTLSRIIANTSMSKAYRNVRLKSLKLLYDSCVQLNITDIGLLEMEQVETILKNFPETSQRSILGECRRDAFMQQEQIQWEANVWYLERLHLGKHRIDESKSLISISFMEVKEIQNREILQAYMKYELGITGQAVSTIVRRFVCIRNFIELLEQEKILAIHATVAEVKKYADGLRERGIQAKGFNERIFGIGHFYKFMEVKQYITRMPFRIEYFQQKEVIVHHDRSVEETVYMEILKKLYLFPERLRCMFLHLWCLGLRASEVCTLKGNAYYQQGEDYWIQVYQVKMKNYKRIPIPQALYQIMKVYLKKHEIQPEEFIFKNSRGGACLYGTFRTQMIEACRENKIANGEYLFQSHDYRHTVATMFYDSHVSLQSIRDYLGHTYEEMTRQYIDYMPQRIAKANDEFFEMQGSSLASWLKKEEKDGK from the coding sequence TTGCAACAGGCAGAACACATAACAGAATCTGAAGTAGATATTGAGAAGAAAAAGCAGGAACTATATTCAGAAATTGATGCACTTGGAATAAAAAGCGATTCAAGAATTAACAAATTGAAAAAGTTCTTGGCAGATAGAAAAATCTGGCATCTGGAAGAAATGGATTATCCTTTGCGAAATTCGTATGAACAATATTTAAGAGGACAGATACGATCACAAATTGTATCTTTCTATTTGAAAATATATGATACGGTAAAACAACAACATATCTATCAACAAATGCAGACGCTAAATGGAAAGCGGATATATGAATGGAAATATCAAAATAAAATTTATTTTCTGAAGTATTATCCGGAAAAGGAAATAGCTGAGACCTTTGAAACTTCTTATAAAACAAACCTATTGGTGTGGGATTTTACACAAAATTGTTCAGAAGTTTTAAAGAAACAAATTTTTTATACGTTGAGTCGTATCATTGCCAATACTTCAATGTCTAAGGCTTATAGAAATGTCAGGTTAAAATCCTTAAAACTTCTTTATGATTCTTGTGTTCAGTTAAATATTACGGATATTGGATTGCTGGAAATGGAACAAGTGGAAACTATTTTAAAGAATTTTCCCGAAACGAGTCAACGAAGTATTTTAGGTGAATGCAGAAGAGATGCGTTTATGCAGCAGGAACAGATCCAATGGGAAGCAAATGTATGGTATCTGGAACGATTACATCTTGGAAAACATCGGATAGACGAAAGTAAATCCTTAATTAGCATTTCTTTTATGGAAGTCAAGGAAATACAGAATCGAGAAATTTTACAGGCATACATGAAATATGAACTGGGAATTACTGGACAGGCAGTCAGCACGATTGTACGAAGATTTGTATGTATTAGAAATTTTATTGAACTGCTGGAACAAGAAAAGATACTGGCGATTCATGCAACTGTCGCAGAAGTAAAAAAGTATGCAGACGGCTTGCGAGAACGGGGAATACAGGCAAAGGGATTTAATGAAAGAATTTTCGGTATCGGTCATTTTTATAAATTCATGGAAGTTAAACAGTATATTACAAGAATGCCATTCCGAATTGAATATTTCCAACAAAAAGAAGTAATAGTACATCATGATCGTAGCGTTGAGGAAACAGTATATATGGAAATTTTGAAAAAATTATATCTTTTTCCAGAGCGATTACGATGTATGTTCCTACATCTGTGGTGTCTAGGATTACGGGCGAGTGAAGTGTGTACATTGAAAGGAAATGCTTATTATCAGCAGGGCGAGGATTATTGGATTCAGGTGTATCAGGTCAAAATGAAGAATTATAAAAGGATTCCAATCCCACAGGCACTTTATCAGATTATGAAAGTATACTTGAAAAAACATGAAATTCAGCCTGAAGAATTCATTTTTAAAAACAGCAGAGGTGGTGCTTGTCTATATGGTACATTCCGAACTCAGATGATAGAAGCGTGCCGGGAAAATAAGATTGCAAATGGAGAATATTTATTTCAATCACACGATTATCGACATACAGTAGCAACTATGTTTTATGACAGTCATGTATCACTGCAAAGTATCAGGGATTATCTTGGACATACTTATGAAGAGATGACAAGACAGTATATTGATTATATGCCGCAAAGGATTGCAAAAGCAAATGATGAGTTCTTTGAAATGCAAGGAAGTAGTTTAGCATCATGGCTAAAGAAAGAGGAAAAAGATGGAAAATGA